The genomic segment CGAGAGCGGCGACGGCCTGCTCCTTGGTGAGGCTGGTCGCGGTGGTGATGACGGTGACTTTCTGCGTGCCGGGTTTGTCGCCGGCCACAATCTCTACGTTGGAGACGCCTTCGAGCTTCGTGAAGGAGGCGGTGACGTGATCCTTGCAACCAGCGCAAACCATGCCGGTCATTTCAGCGACGTAGGTGGTGACGGGCTTGTCAGCGGCGAGCACGGGCAGGGCGACGAAGGAAAGGAGAAGGAGGAGGATGGCGGGGCGTGTCATGGGGAAGCAGTGGGACAGATAAGCGATGCGTTTGTTCAGCCAAGCCCAAGTTTACGACGCGATGAGACGTTGAGGACAAAGATATTCACCGTCCGAGTTTTTTTCCTGCTTCTGTCGGCGTTTTGCTGTGTTTAGTGCTTCCAACCATGAAATCGACCCTCCTCCTGCCCGTGCTGGCCGTGCTGCTGGCCTCTCCCGCCCCCGCCCAAACGCCCGCTGCGGCGGCGGCCGAAGTCCCCGCTGCTACGGCCGATGCCTCCGCTGT from the Prosthecobacter sp. genome contains:
- a CDS encoding heavy-metal-associated domain-containing protein — translated: MTRPAILLLLLSFVALPVLAADKPVTTYVAEMTGMVCAGCKDHVTASFTKLEGVSNVEIVAGDKPGTQKVTVITTATSLTKEQAVAALGTSASTYVVHAWKKSE